AGACATGGGTAGAGAAATGCCTCCACAAATATGGGGTAAAGAGGGATGTCCCCGATCCAGTCTGGAGCGCTTTGAGATCTAGCAGCATGATTTCCATCATCCGAAAAGCCATTTACCCACATACAGATCCTCCCGCAGCTACCGTTAGCTTCTGGAGCTAGCTTAGGAGAGAAGGCCAAGAAAACTTCTAGGACTTTTGGTGGGGGTGAAGTTTTACGGCAGTTACGGACTTTATTTTTTCCCCCTGGATTTATATGGGGATGCTGGACTATAAAGCCACTGTCAGTGGTAGGTGTGTTACGCGTCTGTTCTGGAGATGTAATATTACATGGATGATATGGGTTGCAGATAAGATTTATGCAGTGAGGGAAAAGCCCGTCTGGGGTCATGATATCTGCTGATGCCCTTGGTATGTTATGTTTGTGGTATATAAACACTCCAATTTACCACACCACCTATCTCATTGCTCTCATCATCTAACAGCGAGTTCACTCACTATTACAATTAAACCCCCATAAACAATGGCAATACTAAACGACCCGCCGTCATCCACAacaattctctctcttcatacTCCTGACGTTCCTCCTCCTTCAAAACCTACCCCGGCCACAACCTCCCACCCCCAAGACAGCCGAAACCCTCGGAATCTTACCTCCAAATGGCCCACCGCAATTGACCTCGCAGGCTCTAGCCTTCCCTGCCGTCTCGAAGGTGAAGTAGCCAATCTTGTAGTCCTCGGATCTATTCCTCCAGAGATAAATGGAACATTCTACCGCGTAATGTGCGACCCTTTTGTTCCGCCTCACCCACAGAATGTACCCATCGATGGTGACGGCAATATTTCCGCCTTTCGTTTCCACAACGGTATTGTCGATATGAAAATGCAGTATATCGAGACCGAACGGTACAAACTCGAAAGACAGGCTAACAAGGCTTTGTTTGGATTGTATCGAAATCCATATACACATCATCCGTGTGTACGGGCTGCAGTAGATAGTACAGCGAATACGAATTTGGTCATGTGGGCTGACAAGTTGTTGGCATTAAAAGAAGTGGGGTTGCCGTACGAGGTTGATGGAGATACCTTGGAGACTTTGGGATATGATCCTTTTGCTTCTGAGGGAGTGGAATCGAAGACTTTTACGGCGCATCCAAAGGTTGATCCATTTACAGATGAGCTTGTTGTGTTTGGTTACGAGGCGAAGGGATTGGCCACGCTAGATGTAGTGACATATACGCTTGATGCGCAAGGGAAGAAGGTAGAAGAATTATGGGTAAAGAGTCCATGGTGTGCATTTATTCATGATTGTGCCATTACGGAAAATTGGTTGATACTTGTGTGTTGGTGTTTCGAAGCGAATattgagagaatgaagaaaggagGTCAGCATTGGGCATGGGATTATGAAAAACCGGCTACTTTCATTGTGGTTCCTAGGAGAAAGTCGACACCGTTGccggatggatggaaggaaggagaaagcAGATATTATGAGTGGAACAATTGTATGCCGGTTCATACAGCAGGAGcttgggaaggaaaggatggAAAATTATACATGGAAAGTTCTAGGGTGCATGATAATgcctttccattcttcccACCCGATGATGGACGAATGCCGAATCCAGATACGAAAGGTGATTTCGCACGTtgggaatttgatttgagtCAGCCGAGTGGCAGCAAGATACAGGATCCATTGGTAGTTTTGGACATTCCATGTGAATTTCCGAGAATTGACGAGAGGTTTATGACGAAGGAATATGAATGGGTGTTTTTGGATGTTTTCATTCCAGAACAAGGTGATGGGAAGAGCAATATATACCAGGGACTAAATGGTCTTGCGATGCATAACAATAAGACAAACGAAACGAAATATTTCTATGCAGGTCAAGACTCGCATGTTCAAGAACCGATCTTTATTCCTCGATCAAAAGATTCTAAGgaaggggatggatgggtgatggCAATGGTTGAAAGAAGGATCGCCAATCGATGCGATTTAGTCGTGATTGATAcgagagattttgaaaaggcAATTGCTATTGTTGAATTGCCATTTCATATAAAAGCTCAAATACATGGTAATTGGGTTGGAGCCACTGAAACTAGAGGAACGAAAAGTCTGGTtcgagagatggaaaaaatcgaaatcagTGGGAAGGGCGCGTTAGAACCTATGGCTTAAGCTCTgtactttcttcatttctttcgcCCCAATAGAGGCAATTCCGTAGGGAGAGTTTTCTGCGGGCTGTAGATGCGAATCCGTATAATTTCCACAACAGCGTTAAGAAACTCATAGTGTTGTATGGTATGTTTGCCAGTGCTTCGTAACATATAGCAACCAAAATCAAGAGATAGTAACACCTTGGAATTTATCCATCAAGGCATTTATTTCTGTCATCGAATCGCTGGGTGTCTCGGCCTTGCCGCTCGGGCCTGTTTGGCCTGTGTTTCCTTCAGTCTTAAGCAGTAACTTAGTAAGCTGCCAAAACTCCAGAGAGTTCTTGAAGAATCCAGATCTTGTAAAATCTGGCCCTACTTGTTTTAAATAGCTATCCCAAAGAATTTTCCATCTATCGAGAGCTTGACTGATCCGAGCGGAGTTATAGACCCAGAGAGACGTCGATTTTAACTGGAAGATTGTTGTGCTCAATGCTTATATAGTTAGCGAAGGTTTGATACAGGTAATTATGGGTAGTTTGTTTACAATTGAGGAACGTGAACAAATTGAGGGTTGTAAGTCCGTAATGATACACTGGATTCCATTCATCTCCCATTAGCCACTCCAATGAGGTTGCCAGAGCGGCTCGAGGTGCCTCGTTTGTTCCTAACAAATATCCTTCGCAAACGAGGGCGTCTGTAGCGGCATATGCTTCCTCTGACGATGGCATATCACCGATCATTTCGGAACTCATTACTCGTGGTGGATACTTATTGAAAATAGTATAATGACAATCTACAAGATATATCAAAGTCATAACCCTAATTTATATTCAGCATTTCGAATCGAAGACGATAAAAGCAAGCTGGACTGACCTAACTCTTGCTTCTGCTTCAATGTAAGCCAGCCAATTGAAAGGGCAAACCCCCGTAGCGTACAGGTTTCTTGATGAGTTATATCCCAGAGCCCTCGCACCGTTGACAATATCACAATATCGCCCGTTGCGCATTTTCTTCCTTGCGAGTTCCCCATTTTGCCAATTTCGCAGTACTGATACAAGAAACGCTGCTTGGATAACTTGAAGACTGGTCGATTTTTCACTGTACTGGTCCGAACGAAGCATCTCTTTCAGTTCTTCATTCTCGAAAACGAACTCCTCGCATAAAGCACCACATTCCTTTGCTAAGGCAGCCGTATCTCGAGGTGAAGAATAAGCTGCGCCAATGAGAAAGACGGCAAATAACAATGGAAGTGAGACCGTCTCGAGGTTATAAGTAGGTTGGTGTATAATTGGACAATTAGGATACCAATGATCAAAGAATAATCGAGTGAAATCTATCAAATTAGGAACAGTGAATAAAACGGTTTTTATTTCTTCGGAAAATGGCGGTAAATCTTCATCACAAAGGTCGGATAATCTCTGATGAGTAACAGAAAGTTTTGATATAAGTTCCTGGAGCCGGTATTCCAATTTAGACGAGCTTCGTAGGGACGAGTTGATTGGAAGATTGTTGAATTCACCATCCCAGATAAAATCATCTAGTATTGGCAGTGCATTACTCTGCATGAAGTCTCCCAATTCATCGGGAAAAGCAAGTAGTGAGGAATTCGGCATGAGGGATGAAGACATCGAGGTAGAAAGCGTTGGAGTGGACATACTGCTAACCGTTGGGGCGCcgaagaaatccaaaaggGTCTTTGTTCCAGGCTTTGTGAAATGGAGGAGAAAACTAAACTGCATCTTAGGATCTTGAGATGGTATACCAGAAGCTGTCGCATTGTTGCTGGGCTGGTTAAAATGTGTTGGTGCGGTATCATGCAGTGGTTGTATTGAAGACCCTAGGTCTTGCATGGCTTGCAAAGGCTGCGGTCCATCACTGCTTCCCGTCGAACGATAATAAGTGCAGGGTATGTTATTCAATTGGCAACCTTCACATGGGCGTCCTTGATTACAGGCTCGTTTCGATCGTGCACAAGAGTCACATGATTGTTTTTGCTTTCCTCTTGGCCTCGGCTGAGGCATTGGCCTCCCACCCCTCATCGGGCATGATTTTGAATGCCTCCTAGCAGCGTCTCTAAGATGTTATTAGTAAGTGATTTTGGCTCTGTCAATTGAGGAACTCACGATCTGAAAAAGTGTTGATCACAAAAGTGGCACCCGTAAAGTCGTTGCCCAGCATCTATTTGAGTTGCAATGTTAATGATATACTGCATCGTCGAAGATAGTAGCGGTGGGGATCAACTTACGCACAGCTTCATGACGTCGTAGATGTCCGATTGTGGAGTATGTAGATAAACATATTTGACATTGATAAGTCGGAAACGATGTCCCTGCCGCCGGCGCGGATCTCTTCATCTTAAGTCACGGTGATTGTAGTTGAAAGTTGATCAAGATTGAATTCATCAAAGCCATTCACTCAAACGACGTTGGCCGTTAGGTTAAAATGGTTGGAATTTGTCATTGCTAGTTGGAAAAGTGGAAGTTATTAGAGTTACGCTTCATGAAGACTTACAACCGAGAAGTTACGCTCCTACTATGCCTAGCTAAGGTTAGATAAAGGACCCGAGAACAAGACTGGAAATGACACCCGGCGCCGAAGATTGAATAGCGGTAAATAGAGTTTTTTTTCTATGgagatacctaggtatcgGGATTATCGAGTAACAGATTAAACCTATTTGATCTAAGCGGTGAACATTAAATTGCGGGGGTAGATTCAATAAGTTCTTAAAAGCTTTTCTGTTACTTTTAAACTTTTATGAGTGTAAGTAAGAATTGATGGGCAGTATGGATTCGTCGTCATTCCTAAGGATTAGTGATCCAAGCAAGAGTAAGTTGATGTAGTCCCATGCATTAGCTGTTTCCCCATTCCCCCTTTCTAAGATTAATGAGGTTTGATGACCACAAGCACTTTCCACACGTgattttcatatcatatctcaTGTTCAATTTCATGCTTAATAGGTATTTATTCATATGCTCTTGAATACAGTGAGATACAAGAACTCTCCAATATGAAGTATGATTGGTCTCCTGGAAATGATTGGTTCATATGGAGCCCCCCAAGCTCATTCGTCTATGATTTGTAAGACTTACGAGTGCATCCCTTGCATCGGGCCTGATTCCGTACTCCGTATGGAGAGGCCGTTGGACGACTCAAGGGCAGACTGCCACGCCATTCTCTGTAGATCGCGGAATCGTAGTTGATATACTAGCCTTCTAGGTATATTTGTGGATACATGCAAATGCACTTCGCGTACAGACATGCATTTACAAACAACATTTATCTCATTTGAATCCTTTCTTCAGCCATTTAAGAACGGCCAGGTATCAATAACATCtcattctttgaattctccTGCAGGAGATCGATCTCTTCAACAAATGACAACCTCCGACACAAAAAAGACGCACGCTATCTCTCTACCTGTTGCCCGATACAGTCTGAATAATCCACAATGGTTAGAGAAGAGACTAGAACAAACCGGAAAGCCGTTTTGCCTCTACCAAACTCCCTTCAAGATCATATGTCCAAACCCATTCATACAACAAATCAATCTCGTCAGCTATCCTTTTCACATCATCTCCAAAGTCATCATGCGTAAATGAAATGAGTTCTCCAGCTTTCTTACTAAACTCAAGTAACTTTTGCGACCTCGGTCTCCTCACCGTATCATAAGCTTCAAGtgctttttgaatatcagtCTTATTCTTGACACCCTCAAAAAGACGACTCAAGACATATGCATCTTCAAATGCCATACCAGAGCCAGCTCCTAAGTGG
The Botrytis cinerea B05.10 chromosome 5, complete sequence DNA segment above includes these coding regions:
- the Bcrco1 gene encoding Bcrco1 — encoded protein: MAILNDPPSSTTILSLHTPDVPPPSKPTPATTSHPQDSRNPRNLTSKWPTAIDLAGSSLPCRLEGEVANLVVLGSIPPEINGTFYRVMCDPFVPPHPQNVPIDGDGNISAFRFHNGIVDMKMQYIETERYKLERQANKALFGLYRNPYTHHPCVRAAVDSTANTNLVMWADKLLALKEVGLPYEVDGDTLETLGYDPFASEGVESKTFTAHPKVDPFTDELVVFGYEAKGLATLDVVTYTLDAQGKKVEELWVKSPWCAFIHDCAITENWLILVCWCFEANIERMKKGGQHWAWDYEKPATFIVVPRRKSTPLPDGWKEGESRYYEWNNCMPVHTAGAWEGKDGKLYMESSRVHDNAFPFFPPDDGRMPNPDTKGDFARWEFDLSQPSGSKIQDPLVVLDIPCEFPRIDERFMTKEYEWVFLDVFIPEQGDGKSNIYQGLNGLAMHNNKTNETKYFYAGQDSHVQEPIFIPRSKDSKEGDGWVMAMVERRIANRCDLVVIDTRDFEKAIAIVELPFHIKAQIHGNWVGATETRGTKSLVREMEKIEISGKGALEPMA